One stretch of Prunus persica cultivar Lovell chromosome G1, Prunus_persica_NCBIv2, whole genome shotgun sequence DNA includes these proteins:
- the LOC18788639 gene encoding ubiquitin carboxyl-terminal hydrolase 22: MSTRKPSYTNPKPCKHLSAYKLKHGLSGYKSLQKCLKTTPNGRTSVQNPGTEIPRCSSCNGYQGRLYICLICSSISCSSHALLHTQSEIGHYLAVDIERAELYCCACSDQVYDPDFDKTVMSKHMVDLPYSTNSADSIGERLCERKRLGSGVELVDLKKAEKSALTRDQRAKSCYPLGLRGLTNLGNTCFMNSVLQALLHAPPLRNYFLSDRHNPKTCRKRTANRLCLPCELHGIFSAVYLGDRTPYSPAQFLYSWWQHSENLASYEQQDAHEFFISVLDGIHEKESKARNQTRDTGDCQCIAHRVFSGLLRSDVTCMTCGFTSTTYDPCLDISLNLDTSHCSWSDASNKPVKPNDNSSSSTLLGCLDLFTKPEKLGSDQKLYCQNCEELRDSSKQMSIRKLPLVLCLHIKRFEHSLVRKMMRKIDSYLHFPFSLDMTPYLSSSIVRNRFGNRIFAFEGDESDISTEFEIFAVVTHSGTLESGHYVTYLRIKNQWYKCDNAWINEVDEGIVRASQCYMMFYVHKMLYYKSHEDLSRLPISTRIEAFHRVAGCC, translated from the exons ATGTCGACTAGAAAACCTTCATacacaaacccaaaaccctgCAAGCACCTTTCAGCTTACAAGCTCAAACATGGCTTGAGTGGCTATAAATCACTCCAAAAGTGCCTCAAGACCACCCCAAATGGAAGGACAAGTGTTCAGAATCCTGGCACAGAGATACCCAGATGCAGTTCCTGTAATGGGTATCAAGGTAGACTCtatatttgtttgatttgctCTTCAATCTCATGCTCAAGCCACGCCCTTTTGCATACCCAGTCTGAGATTGGCCACTATTTAGCTGTGGACATTGAAAGGGCTGAGCTTTATTGCTGCGCGTGCTCTGATCAGGTCTATGATCCTGATTTTGATAAGACTGTGATGTCTAAACACATGGTGGACTTGCCATATAGCACAAATAGTGCAGACAGTATAGGAGAGAGACTGTGTGAAAGGAAGAGGCTGGGTTCAGGTGTAGAATTAGTGGATTTGAAGAAGGCCGAAAAGTCGGCTTTGACGAGAGATCAGAGGGCTAAATCATGTTACCCATTGGGTTTGAGGGGATTGACTAATTTGGGCAATACTTGTTTCATGAATTCTGTGTTGCAAGCACTACTACATGCACCTCCTTTGAGAAATTACTTCTTGAGTGATCGGCATAACCCCAAAACATGCCGGAAAAGGACTGCGAATCGGCTGTGTTTGCCTTGCGAACTTCATGGTATTTTCTCGGCTGTGTATTTGGGGGATCGGACTCCTTATAGCCCGGCTCAATTTCTTTACAG TTGGTGGCAGCATTCAGAAAATCTGGCAAGTTATGAGCAGCAGGATGCTCATGAGTTCTTCATTTCAGTCTTAGATGGGATCCATGAGAAAGAAAGCAAAGCAAGGAACCAAACTAGAG ATACCGGAGATTGCCAGTGTATTGCTCATAGGGTATTCTCAGGACTGTTGAGGTCCGATGTCACTTGTATGACTTGTGGATTCACCTCAACAACTTATGACCCTTGTTTGGACATATCACTCAACTTAGACACAAGCCATTGTTCTTGGTCAGATGCATCTAATAAGCCCGTCAAACCAAATGACAACAGCAGTTCATCTACTCTTTTAGGTTGTTTAGACTTGTTTACAAAACCAGAGAAGTTGGGATCAGACCAAAAACTGTACTGTCAGAACTGTGAAGAATTGCGAGACTCATCGAAGCAAATGTCCATCAGAAAGCTCCCGTTGGTGTTGTGTTTGCATATAAAACGATTTGAGCACTCCCTTGTCAGAAAAATGATGAGGAAAATTGACAGCTATTTGCATTTTCCTTTCTCCCTAGACATGACTCCATATCTGTCTTCTTCAATTGTCAGAAACAGATTTGGAAATAGGATCTTTGCTTTTGAGGGGGATGAATCTGATATATCTACAGAATTTGAGATTTTTGCAGTAGTTACTCATTCTGGGACACTAGAATCTGGCCATTATGTGACGTATTTACGCATAAAAAACCAGTGGTACAAATGTGACAATGCTTGGATTAATGAGGTTGACGAGGGAATTGTAAGAGCTTCACAGTGTTATATGATGTTCTATGTGCACAAGATGCTTTACTATAAATCACACGAAGATTTGAGTCGCCTGCCCATTTCCACACGGATAGAGGCATTTCACAGGGTAGCTGGTTGCTGCTAA
- the LOC18793912 gene encoding probable folate-biopterin transporter 3 yields MPWSFVWGVVVVYGISQGLGGALSRVGTKYYMKNVQKVQPSEAQFYQGIIYFPWMVKPIWGLLTDVVPIFGYRRHPYFISAGSMGVISMLLLSFHEKLHLAFAVLSLTGGSAGVAVADVTTIDACVEQNSINHPSLESDVQSLCALSSSIGALVGFSIGGIFIHLIGPKVSFF; encoded by the exons ATGCCTTGGAGTTTTGTATGGGGGGTGGTTGTTGTTTATGGAATAAGTCAAGGACTGGGTGGAGCTCTTTCTCGCGTGGGCACAAAATATTACATGAAGAATGTGCAGAAGGTGCAGCCTTCTGAAGCCCAATTTTATCAaggaattatttattttccttggaTGGTCAAGCCTATCTGGGGTCTCCTCACGGATGTTGTCCCAATTTTTGGGTATCGAAGAcatccttatttcatttctgcCG GTTCTATGGGAGTGATCTCCATGCTCCTGTTATCATTCCATGAAAAGCTGCACCTCGCATTTGCCGTCTTGTCATTAACAGGAGGAAGTGCTGGAGTAGCTGTAGCAGATGTCACCACCATAGATGCCTGTGTGGAACAGAACAGTATTAATCATCCTTCACTTGAATCTGATGTGCAAAGTCTGTGTGCCTTAAGTTCCTCCATTGGGGCACTAGTGGGATTCTCTATCGGTGGTATCTTTATTCATCTTATAGGCCCTAAGGTCAGCTTCTTTTGA
- the LOC18791753 gene encoding L10-interacting MYB domain-containing protein isoform X1: MGCQTAATNDRSRTYWTPAMERYFIDLMLEQMHRGTRSGHTFNKQAWTDMLTMFNGKFDSHYDKDVLKSRYTSLWKQFNDVKNILGQSGFSWDEACQMVVADDYIWDAYIKVHPDARPYKTKAVLNFSDLCLIYGYTTADGRYSRSSHDLDFDDEVQGVAMGDGMGTLAPSSSERPRTDWSPAMDQYFVDLMLDQVGRGNKTDNTFNKKAWTDMLAKFNEEFGPQHGKRVLRHRYKKLLKYYSDAATLLRKNDFSWDEKRNMIVADDDVWDAYTKAHPHSRTYRTKTLPNYYDMFLIFGSEPDLGIDNHLHPQKDVDDISKVKVGEGKGGQTPTVSDRTRTYWTPPMDRYLIDLLLDQVHRGNKLGQTFITRAWIDMVTSFNARFRSHHDKDVLKNRYKHLRRQYNDIKNLLEHGGFLWDESREMIAAEDNVWDGYVKNHPDARQYRVKTVPGYNKLCVIFGEENSDGRYSRLACNSDPCGELPFLMTGEEKNDQSHTGVPLRMDWTPAMDRYFIDLMLDQLHQGNKIDHTFNEQAWAHMLESFNMKFGLQCDKYVLEDRYLCLVKQHDYISILLNHSGFMWDESQQMITADNDTWEAYIKEHPDAIQYRNAFLGSYSDLSKIFINTELDGKFSGQGVGMEAGLVALEIEMDRASGDLQLLAEDIEMSDQQRKRPTVMPSNSGRSTKAQKTDKDMQKALAEMAGLVTKLANNKEDSNYKSIESAIDALQAIPDMDDELMLDACDLLEDERKAKTFLALDAALRKKWLLRKLRPRK; the protein is encoded by the exons ATGGGTTGCCAAACCGCTGCAACCAATGATCGTTCAAGGACATATTGGACACCAGCCATGGAACGCTACTTTATTGATCTTATGTTGGAGCAAATGCATAGAGGAACTAGGAGTGGCCATACTTTCAACAAGCAGGCCTGGACAGACATGCTCACTATGTTCAATGGAAAATTTGATTCTCATTATGATAAAGATGTTTTGAAAAGCCGATATACAAGTTTGTGGAAGCAATTCAATGATGTGAAGAATATTCTTGGCCAGAGTGGGTTTTCTTGGGATGAAGCTTGTCAAATGGTGGTAGCTGATGATTACATATGGGATGCTTACATCAAG GTTCACCCGGATGCACGACCGTACAAAACTAAAGCAGTCTTGAATTTTAGTGATTTGTGCCTCATTTATGGGTATACAACTGCTGATGGAAGATACAGTCGATCAAGCCATGACTTAGACTTTGATGATGAAGTTCAAGGAGTAGCCATGG GTGATGGAATGGGCACCCTTGCTCCTTCAAGTAGTGAGCGTCCAAGGACAGATTGGTCACCAGCCATGGATCAATATTTCGTCGACCTTATGCTGGACCAAGTAGGAAGGGGCAATAAGACTGATAATACATTCAACAAGAAAGCCTGGACAGATATGCTTGCTAAATTTAATGAAGAATTTGGACCTCAACATGGCAAACGGGTTTTAAGACATCGATACaagaaattgttgaaataCTACAGTGATGCAGCAACTTTACTaagaaaaaatgatttttcctGGGATGAAAAGCGGAATATGATTGTAGCTGATGATGATGTTTGGGATGCTTATACAAAG GCACACCCTCACTCACGGACATATAGAACAAAAACCTTGCCAAACTACTATGACATGTTCCTAATATTTGGAAGTGAACCTGATCTTGGCATCGACAATCATTTGCATCCACAGAAAGACGTTGATGACATATCAAAAGTCAAAGTTG GGGAAGGAAAAGGGGGCCAGACCCCAACTGTCAGTGATCGTACAAGGACATATTGGACACCACCAATGGACCGCTATCTCATTGATTTGTTACTAGACCAGGTGCATAGAGGAAATAAACTAGGGCAAACATTCATTACTCGGGCGTGGATTGACATGGTTACATCTTTCAATGCTCGATTCAGATCTCACCATGACAAAGATGTTCTGAAGAACCGGTACAAACATTTGCGAAGGCAGTACAATGACATCAAGAATCTTCTTGAACATGGCGGGTTTTTGTGGGATGAATCACGAGAAATGATTGCAGCTGAAGATAATGTTTGGGATGGTTATGTGAAG AACCATCCTGATGCTCGACAATATAGAGTTAAAACTGTGCCAGGCTACAACAAATTGTGTGTTATCtttggagaagaaaattcCGATGGAAGATACAGTCGTTTGGCATGCAATTCAGATCCTTGCGGTGAACTACCATTTTTAATGACTG GTGAGGAGAAGAATGACCAGTCTCACACTGGGGTTCCTCTGAGGATGGATTGGACACCAGCAATGGACCGTTATTTTATTGATCTTATGTTGGATCAGCTACATCAAGGAAATAAGATAGATCACACATTCAATGAGCAAGCATGGGCTCACATGCTTGAATcatttaatatgaaatttggactTCAATGTGATAAATATGTCCTAGAAGATCGATATTTATGCTTGGTGAAACAGCATGACTACATCAGCATTCTTCTCAATCACAGTGGATTTATGTGGGATGAAAGTCAACAAATGATAACCGCTGACAATGACACTTGGGAAGCCTACATCAAG GAACACCCAGATGCTATCCAATACAGAAATGCATTTTTAGGTAGCTATAGTGATTTGAgcaagatttttataaatacagAATTAGACGGAAAATTCAGTGGTCAGGGTGTGGGAATGGAAGCTGGCCTCGTTGCCTTGGAAATAGAGATGGATAGAGCATCCGGAGATCTGCAATTATTAGCTGAGGACATTGAAATGTCTGATCAACAGAGAAAGCGGCCAACTGTGATGCCATCGAACTCGGGACGTTCTACAAAAGCACAGAAAACAGACAAGGATATGCAAAAGGCTCTTGCAGAGATGGCAGGTCTGGTTACAAAACTGGCAAATAATAAAGAGGACAGTAACTACAAATCAATAGAAAGTGCAATCGATGCACTTCAAGCTATACCAGACATGGATGATGAGCTCATGTTGGATGCTTGTGACCTATTAGAAGATGAGAGAAAGGCAAAGACATTCTTGGCCTTGGATGCGGCACTGCGCAAGAAGTGGTTATTAAGGAAGCTCCGGCCGCGAAAGTAG
- the LOC18791753 gene encoding L10-interacting MYB domain-containing protein isoform X2, with product MGCLHQVLNFSDLCLIYGYTTADGRYSRSSHDLDFDDEVQGVAMGDGMGTLAPSSSERPRTDWSPAMDQYFVDLMLDQVGRGNKTDNTFNKKAWTDMLAKFNEEFGPQHGKRVLRHRYKKLLKYYSDAATLLRKNDFSWDEKRNMIVADDDVWDAYTKAHPHSRTYRTKTLPNYYDMFLIFGSEPDLGIDNHLHPQKDVDDISKVKVGEGKGGQTPTVSDRTRTYWTPPMDRYLIDLLLDQVHRGNKLGQTFITRAWIDMVTSFNARFRSHHDKDVLKNRYKHLRRQYNDIKNLLEHGGFLWDESREMIAAEDNVWDGYVKNHPDARQYRVKTVPGYNKLCVIFGEENSDGRYSRLACNSDPCGELPFLMTGEEKNDQSHTGVPLRMDWTPAMDRYFIDLMLDQLHQGNKIDHTFNEQAWAHMLESFNMKFGLQCDKYVLEDRYLCLVKQHDYISILLNHSGFMWDESQQMITADNDTWEAYIKEHPDAIQYRNAFLGSYSDLSKIFINTELDGKFSGQGVGMEAGLVALEIEMDRASGDLQLLAEDIEMSDQQRKRPTVMPSNSGRSTKAQKTDKDMQKALAEMAGLVTKLANNKEDSNYKSIESAIDALQAIPDMDDELMLDACDLLEDERKAKTFLALDAALRKKWLLRKLRPRK from the exons ATGGGATGCTTACATCAAG TCTTGAATTTTAGTGATTTGTGCCTCATTTATGGGTATACAACTGCTGATGGAAGATACAGTCGATCAAGCCATGACTTAGACTTTGATGATGAAGTTCAAGGAGTAGCCATGG GTGATGGAATGGGCACCCTTGCTCCTTCAAGTAGTGAGCGTCCAAGGACAGATTGGTCACCAGCCATGGATCAATATTTCGTCGACCTTATGCTGGACCAAGTAGGAAGGGGCAATAAGACTGATAATACATTCAACAAGAAAGCCTGGACAGATATGCTTGCTAAATTTAATGAAGAATTTGGACCTCAACATGGCAAACGGGTTTTAAGACATCGATACaagaaattgttgaaataCTACAGTGATGCAGCAACTTTACTaagaaaaaatgatttttcctGGGATGAAAAGCGGAATATGATTGTAGCTGATGATGATGTTTGGGATGCTTATACAAAG GCACACCCTCACTCACGGACATATAGAACAAAAACCTTGCCAAACTACTATGACATGTTCCTAATATTTGGAAGTGAACCTGATCTTGGCATCGACAATCATTTGCATCCACAGAAAGACGTTGATGACATATCAAAAGTCAAAGTTG GGGAAGGAAAAGGGGGCCAGACCCCAACTGTCAGTGATCGTACAAGGACATATTGGACACCACCAATGGACCGCTATCTCATTGATTTGTTACTAGACCAGGTGCATAGAGGAAATAAACTAGGGCAAACATTCATTACTCGGGCGTGGATTGACATGGTTACATCTTTCAATGCTCGATTCAGATCTCACCATGACAAAGATGTTCTGAAGAACCGGTACAAACATTTGCGAAGGCAGTACAATGACATCAAGAATCTTCTTGAACATGGCGGGTTTTTGTGGGATGAATCACGAGAAATGATTGCAGCTGAAGATAATGTTTGGGATGGTTATGTGAAG AACCATCCTGATGCTCGACAATATAGAGTTAAAACTGTGCCAGGCTACAACAAATTGTGTGTTATCtttggagaagaaaattcCGATGGAAGATACAGTCGTTTGGCATGCAATTCAGATCCTTGCGGTGAACTACCATTTTTAATGACTG GTGAGGAGAAGAATGACCAGTCTCACACTGGGGTTCCTCTGAGGATGGATTGGACACCAGCAATGGACCGTTATTTTATTGATCTTATGTTGGATCAGCTACATCAAGGAAATAAGATAGATCACACATTCAATGAGCAAGCATGGGCTCACATGCTTGAATcatttaatatgaaatttggactTCAATGTGATAAATATGTCCTAGAAGATCGATATTTATGCTTGGTGAAACAGCATGACTACATCAGCATTCTTCTCAATCACAGTGGATTTATGTGGGATGAAAGTCAACAAATGATAACCGCTGACAATGACACTTGGGAAGCCTACATCAAG GAACACCCAGATGCTATCCAATACAGAAATGCATTTTTAGGTAGCTATAGTGATTTGAgcaagatttttataaatacagAATTAGACGGAAAATTCAGTGGTCAGGGTGTGGGAATGGAAGCTGGCCTCGTTGCCTTGGAAATAGAGATGGATAGAGCATCCGGAGATCTGCAATTATTAGCTGAGGACATTGAAATGTCTGATCAACAGAGAAAGCGGCCAACTGTGATGCCATCGAACTCGGGACGTTCTACAAAAGCACAGAAAACAGACAAGGATATGCAAAAGGCTCTTGCAGAGATGGCAGGTCTGGTTACAAAACTGGCAAATAATAAAGAGGACAGTAACTACAAATCAATAGAAAGTGCAATCGATGCACTTCAAGCTATACCAGACATGGATGATGAGCTCATGTTGGATGCTTGTGACCTATTAGAAGATGAGAGAAAGGCAAAGACATTCTTGGCCTTGGATGCGGCACTGCGCAAGAAGTGGTTATTAAGGAAGCTCCGGCCGCGAAAGTAG
- the LOC18789521 gene encoding probable steroid-binding protein 3, whose protein sequence is MELTAQQLIQYNGTDPSKPIYVALKGRVFDVTDGKSFYGPGGPYAMFAGKDASRALAKMTKNEEDITASLDGLSEKEIGVLTDWEKKFEAKYPVVGRVVS, encoded by the coding sequence ATGGAGCTAACAGCACAGCAGCTGATCCAATACAACGGCACCGACCCATCAAAGCCGATATACGTGGCACTGAAAGGTCGCGTCTTTGACGTGACGGACGGCAAGTCGTTTTACGGGCCTGGAGGACCGTACGCGATGTTCGCGGGCAAGGACGCCAGCAGAGCTCTGGCGAAGATGACCAAGAACGAAGAAGACATCACTGCCTCCCTCGACGGCCTCTCGGAGAAGGAGATCGGCGTCCTCACCGACTGGGAGAAGAAGTTCGAAGCTAAGTACCCAGTTGTTGGCCGTGTTGTTTCTTGA
- the LOC18791349 gene encoding probable folate-biopterin transporter 2 produces the protein MVEEEEDLKSSGDMVEENEPKKGCSGALCTPINWFRMLCVEMHWSFVMGVLVVYGINQGLGGALYRVGTEYYMKDVQKVQPSEAQFYQGITSIPWLVKPLWGLLTDVLPIFGYRRRPYFIVAGSIGVISMLVLSFHEKLHIALALLSLTAGSAGVAVADVTIDACVAQNSINHPSLAADMQSLCALSSSIGALLGFSVSGIFVHLIGPKGVYGLLAIPFGLVFLIGTLLKEPHSPNFAYTQVNQKFIDAGKAMWTTLKCPDVWRPCLYMYFSLALSLNILDGMFYWYTDSKSGPSFSQENVGYIFSISSVGSLLGAVLYQNVLKDHPFRDLLFWTQLVYSLSGTLDLMLVLRLNLKFGIPDYFFVVIDESVSQMTRRLKWMPLLVLSSKLCPPGIEGTFFALLMSIDNVGLLSATWGGGILLHALKVTRTQFDNLWLAILIRNFLRLAPLCLLFLVPRVDPNSSILPTEILNTKEDIETQETENIELVSLVNRVDDR, from the exons atggtggaggaggaggaggatctTAAATCCTCTGGTGACATGGTGGAAGAAAATGAGCCCAAAAAAGGGTGTTCTGGTGCTCTCTGCACACCAATCAATTGGTTCAGAATGCTCTGTGTGGAAATGCATTGGAGTTTTGTAATGGGGGTGTTGGTTGTTTATGGAATAAATCAAGGACTGGGTGGAGCTCTTTATCGTGTGGGCACAGAATATTACATGAAGGATGTTCAAAAAGTGCAGCCTTCTGAAGCACAATTTTATCAAGGAATTACTTCTATTCCTTGGCTTGTCAAGCCTCTCTGGGGTCTCCTCACGGATGTTCTCCCAATTTTCGGGTATCGAAGACGGCCTTATTTCATTGTAGCAG GTTCTATTGGTGTGATCTCCATGCTCGTGCTATCATTCCATGAAAAGCTGCACATTGCACTTGCCCTATTGTCATTAACAGCCGGAAGTGCTGGAGTGGCTGTAGCAGATGTCACCATAGATGCCTGTGTTGCACAGAACAGTATTAATCATCCGTCACTTGCAGCCGATATGCAAAGCCTGTGTGCCCTGAGTTCCTCCATTGGGGCACTACTGGGATTCTCTGTTAGTGGTATCTTTGTTCATCTTATAGGCCCTAAG GGGGTATACGGGTTGTTGGCAATCCCATTTGGACTTGTATTCTTAATTGGAACTCTGCTTAAGGAACCTCATTCTCCCAATTTCGCTTACACACAG GTCAATCAGAAGTTTATTGATGCTGGCAAGGCTATGTGGACAACATTGAAATGTCCTGATGTATGGAGGCCATGCTTATACATGTACTTTTCCCTTGCATTAAGCTTGAATATCCTTGATGGAATGTTCTACTGGTATACAGACTCGAAGAGCGGTCCATCTTTCTCACAG GAGAATGTTGGATATATATTCTCCATCAGTTCAGTTGGTTCCCTTTTGGGGGCAGTACTCTATCAAAATGTTCTGAAGGATCATCCTTTCCGGGACTTGCTTTTCTGGACTCAACTGGTTTACAGTTTATCAGGAACGCTAGACTTGATGCTGGTCTTGcgattgaatttgaaatttggcATACCAGattatttctttgttgtgATTGATGAAAGTGTATCTCAAATGACTAGAAGGCTCAAATGGATGCCTCTTCTTGTGCTTAGCTCAAAGCTTTGTCCTCCGGGAATCGAAGGAACTTTTTTTGCTCTGCTCATGTCAATCGATAATGTTGGACTTCTCTCAGCAACATGGGGAGGAGGCATCTTACTGCATGCATTGAAGGTTACACGGACACAATTTGATAATCTCTGGCTGGCCATTCTGATTAGGAACTTCTTGAGATTAGCTCCGCTTTGTCTGCTATTTTTGGTACCTAGAGTTGATCCCAACTCTTCCATTCTTCCAACCGAAATCTTGAATACAAAAGAGGATATTGAAACTCAAGAAACAGAGAACATTGAATTGGTCTCCCTTGTGAACAGAGTTGATGATAGATAG